The Alnus glutinosa chromosome 3, dhAlnGlut1.1, whole genome shotgun sequence nucleotide sequence AGCCATGATTTATCGCgtagtcaccgttgcggatattttttatttttttgcaagaaacgaTTCGTCGCTTCCCACAGACGgcaccaaactgttggtacagtttccggtacggtgacatgttgccttgtgattcgttgccttcctcgatgttcattttcctcgtaatctgcaaaataacaaacggctcgtcgggggtgccgaccggacccccactccgatgcctaagtcagttcaaacttattttctggagaatatcagtaatctcaagagttcagagaatttgttttttaatacctggcgtagtagtcttatttataggctcacagttataaaactgctaaaatacttggagaataatctgattaggagtctgagtcctagatcacatagtctttaattttgtcttcatagaatttgaattgggtagtagagtccaaactggataggacATTACCCCTTTAGCTAATGttattctattaggtacctttatcccatatttgatgggatagaagcctattttgatatattctgaatatccgtctttttggagataacgaatggtcttgtacttgggTCTGATCTGGCtgggccaacccgatgggctcggcccccgatactaccatAGGCCCACGtggatgggctcggcccccgatactaccataggcccacgtgtctttggagcggcccacgtgtctttggagctgattatttctccaacataaacaattaattgaatttacggaattgtttatttatttcgtaatttatattattaacaTTTCTAATCAATTTTATCTAActctatattttaatttcataaCCTGTGAATCAAAATCCTGACTCCATAACAGCACGTACGCTTCAAGCTAGTCTGCGACAGTCTTTGCAAATCACATGATTAATTAGTACGGCCAGTAGAATAGAATCTTTCCCCACGGTGCTTAACATTACCGCACTAATTTAATTACCAAAGTACAAATAAtacaacaaaattttcaaaaattacatGTCTAATATAATTGATCAACAATAAAATTACACACGAAAGTTGAAGGATATATGCTAATAGCTAGCTAGGGAAGCCCAGAAATGTTCGTgccacatgcatgcatgcaccaaataaaatgtgaaatatTGGAGGATCGGAATCGCTAGCAGCATATCAAACTTCACATCCACATGATATAGGAAGGAGAAACAAGGATTAAACCCAAGCTTGCATAAAATAGTAAGGTTGAGGTGAAAAATCGGGGCTTTGCTACCAGTGATGATGCTGCACTTCTTTCACCTCGGCGAGGTCGATGAACAATATTTGCACCACCATAGGCTCCCTTCCCTCTCTGTGACTTCCCCGAATCGTATATTTCTTGCTTCTCGTTGTAACCTTTTTCATGATCAATACTACCTGTACCGTCTCCATACAGCCCAACTGTCCCATTAACATCATCATGTCCTGCTGTAGAATCGTAGAAGATTAGGAGGCCGGCCAGATCGACTGCTAATGTTAATTACGTACAGTACTCCTAAGTGTCATACGTAGTTTAAGTACGATTTTAATTAACCATGC carries:
- the LOC133864489 gene encoding uncharacterized protein LOC133864489 isoform X1; the encoded protein is MSPSKMITKLTILACFIFISCSEVILSISALESFSTLRPEGSKLSKRLRQEQEVHAGHDDVNGTVGLYGDGTGSIDHEKGYNEKQEIYDSGKSQRGKGAYGGANIVHRPRRGERSAASSLVAKPRFFTSTLLFYASLGLILVSPSYIMWM
- the LOC133864489 gene encoding uncharacterized protein LOC133864489 isoform X2 — translated: MSPSKMITKLTILACFIFISCSEVILSISALESFSTLRPEGSKLSKRLRQEQEVHGHDDVNGTVGLYGDGTGSIDHEKGYNEKQEIYDSGKSQRGKGAYGGANIVHRPRRGERSAASSLVAKPRFFTSTLLFYASLGLILVSPSYIMWM